A single genomic interval of Candidatus Methanomethylicota archaeon harbors:
- a CDS encoding ATP-binding protein, with translation LRNLKFRFDGFLAYALDHFDVRIVVSSSEAGLLNKFLRVEDPEAPLYGRPCKLVELKPLTRDAAIDFLKKGFEQEGLDVDDELISEAVENFNGIIGWLTYFGYNYARGLRSMNSIIDAAINIVLAEVEHFLETRGVGRGRYSEALKTISVMGRCSWSEVKRKLEAKLGRIPDTTLANILRSLMDYGLIVKVDGEYMITDPILRRAVMRI, from the coding sequence ATTGAGGAATTTGAAGTTTAGGTTTGATGGATTCCTAGCATATGCATTGGATCATTTTGACGTTAGAATTGTGGTTTCAAGTTCGGAGGCTGGTTTGCTAAATAAATTCTTAAGGGTTGAGGATCCTGAAGCACCACTATACGGTAGACCATGTAAACTCGTAGAGCTTAAACCATTAACTAGGGATGCTGCAATAGACTTCCTCAAGAAGGGGTTTGAACAGGAGGGGTTAGACGTAGATGATGAATTGATCAGTGAAGCTGTGGAGAATTTCAATGGAATTATAGGTTGGCTAACATACTTTGGATATAATTATGCGAGGGGTTTGAGATCCATGAATTCAATAATTGATGCTGCAATCAACATAGTTTTAGCTGAAGTTGAACATTTCCTTGAAACTAGGGGTGTTGGTAGGGGTAGGTATAGTGAAGCTTTGAAGACAATTTCAGTTATGGGGAGGTGCTCATGGAGTGAAGTTAAGAGGAAGCTGGAAGCTAAACTTGGACGCATACCAGACACTACACTAGCAAATATACTTAGAAGTTTGATGGATTATGGATTGATAGTTAAGGTTGATGGCGAATACATGATCACAGATCCAATTCTCCGCAGAGCCGTTATGAGGATTTAA